In Deltaproteobacteria bacterium, a single genomic region encodes these proteins:
- a CDS encoding MFS transporter, translating into MKKNVGRGPLIHYGWIVMAMGMLTAIGAHGFGRMAYTLILPSMKDGLHFTYAQLGLLGTGNFIGYLTLAIIGGFLAAKFGTRIVITLALILMGITMIITGLAQSFGFAFVMRLLTGFGNGAAYVPAMALGSAWFAKKRRGLATGIVSAGIGVGTLAAGLIVPYILNFYGSEGWRFSWYYLGGGVLVIAGVVYTFIRSQPDEKALSPIGAKEGDAPLKPKAEERKAKALQWGLVYRVKEVWYLGLVYFMYGFSYIIYMTFFAAFLIKEMGLSQDQAGALWALVGGLSIFCGLIWGGFSDLLGRKYGLALAYLTLAVAYAVLALIKSSIGFYFSAVIFGLTAWSIPTIMAAAAGDYVGPRLAPAGLGFITLFFGIGQALGPALGGYLADATQSFAMPFLLASSVSLSGAISSLYLGKPKKDVSI; encoded by the coding sequence ATGAAAAAAAATGTTGGCAGAGGCCCTTTGATTCATTATGGTTGGATCGTTATGGCCATGGGTATGCTGACGGCCATCGGAGCCCACGGGTTCGGACGGATGGCTTATACCTTAATCCTTCCTTCCATGAAGGACGGCCTCCATTTCACCTACGCCCAACTCGGGCTTTTGGGGACAGGCAATTTCATTGGATATCTCACCTTGGCCATCATCGGAGGATTTCTGGCTGCTAAATTCGGTACCAGGATCGTTATCACTCTGGCCCTCATTCTTATGGGGATAACGATGATCATTACCGGCCTGGCCCAAAGTTTTGGTTTTGCCTTTGTGATGCGGCTCCTGACAGGTTTCGGCAATGGGGCTGCTTATGTACCTGCCATGGCCCTGGGTTCGGCTTGGTTTGCCAAGAAGCGAAGGGGATTGGCCACAGGAATCGTGTCTGCCGGCATCGGAGTGGGCACGCTGGCTGCTGGTTTAATTGTACCCTATATTCTGAATTTCTATGGATCCGAGGGGTGGAGGTTTTCCTGGTACTATTTGGGAGGGGGAGTGCTTGTTATCGCCGGCGTTGTTTATACCTTTATCCGAAGTCAGCCTGATGAAAAAGCTCTCTCTCCCATAGGGGCCAAGGAAGGCGATGCCCCCTTAAAGCCGAAGGCCGAAGAAAGGAAAGCGAAGGCTTTGCAGTGGGGGTTGGTCTATCGGGTCAAGGAGGTTTGGTATCTTGGGCTCGTTTATTTTATGTATGGATTCTCTTACATCATTTACATGACTTTCTTTGCCGCCTTCCTGATTAAAGAAATGGGATTGAGCCAGGACCAGGCTGGGGCGCTCTGGGCTTTAGTGGGAGGATTGAGCATTTTCTGCGGGTTAATCTGGGGCGGATTTTCCGACCTCCTTGGCCGAAAATATGGCTTGGCCCTTGCTTATCTTACCCTGGCGGTAGCCTATGCTGTCCTGGCCTTGATAAAATCATCGATAGGTTTCTATTTTTCGGCAGTGATCTTTGGTCTCACCGCCTGGAGTATACCCACGATTATGGCCGCTGCAGCTGGAGATTATGTAGGACCAAGACTCGCCCCAGCCGGCTTGGGCTTTATCACCCTTTTCTTCGGCATCGGCCAAGCTTTGGGGCCAGCCTTGGGAGGCTACCTTGCCGATGCAACCCAGTCCTTTGCCATGCCCTTTCTTTTGGCCAGCAGTGTTTCCTTATC